The following coding sequences lie in one Zingiber officinale cultivar Zhangliang chromosome 2B, Zo_v1.1, whole genome shotgun sequence genomic window:
- the LOC122045050 gene encoding tropinone reductase homolog At5g06060-like — MELGNRWSLRGETALVTGGSKGIGCAIVEELARFGAAVHTCARNEAELKQSLQKWRDLKLQVTGSVCDVSSSEEREKLIKEVSAIFNGKLNILVNNVAIYYNKSVLEVTQEEYKHTMNTNLEAGFHLSQLAHPLLKTSGRGNIVFISSISGLKGYSSLSVYGASKGAMNQITRCLACEWAKDNIRINCVAPGLIKTPMAKRFMENEECVAKWLHCTPLGRAGEPEEVAALVAFLCLPSSSFITGQVITVDGGVTISGDY, encoded by the exons ATGGAGTTGGGAAATAGATGGTCTCTTCGAGGAGAAACAGCCTTGGTCACTGGTGGATCCAAAGGGATAGG GTGTGCTATTGTGGAAGAACTAGCAAGATTTGGAGCAGCAGTTCATACGTGCGCCAGGAATGAAGCAGAGCTGAAACAGAGTTTGCAGAAATGGAGAGACCTGAAGCTTCAGGTGACTGGTTCGGTCTGCGACGTCTCCTCctcggaagagagggagaagctGATAAAGGAAGTCAGTGCCATCTTCAACGGCAAACTCAATATCCTG GTTAATAACGTAGCAATTTACTACAATAAATCAGTTCTAGAGGTGACCCAAGAAGAGTACAAGCACACCATGAACACCAACTTGGAAGCTGGTTTCCACTTGAGTCAACTCGCTCATCCTCTTCTCAAGACATCTGGTCGGGGCAATATCGTCTTTATTTCCTCGATTTCGGGACTTAAAGGATACTCTTCTTTATCCGTCTATGGAGCATCTAAGG GAGCCATGAACCAAATCACTAGATGTCTTGCTTGCGAATGGGCTAAGGATAATATTCGTATCAATTGCGTTGCGCCCGGTCTCATCAAGACACCTATGGCTAAAAGG TTCATGGAGAATGAAGAATGCGTAGCGAAGTGGCTTCATTGTACTCCGCTCGGGCGTGCAGGAGAGCCTGAGGAGGTGGCGGCTTTGGTGGCTTTTCTTTGCCTTCCTTCTTCATCTTTCATCACTGGTCAAGTGATTACTGTCGATGGAGGGGTAACGATAAGTGGTGACTATTAA
- the LOC122045055 gene encoding pentatricopeptide repeat-containing protein At4g11690-like, which produces MATARKPFVLLQQLIKTYPIFDPSTSALVLRHLVDYQDPSHDPRPAALYLHHMLRRGLTPHPATFNRLLRRLLLDADLLHTASSLFREARTRMPLDEHSFAVMIRGLCDAGLFDEASILLDEFEAGAEASSVVIYTSLIDGCCKRGSFDAAKRLFDRMKGRGVSPNEFTYTVMINGCFRNGFPTSGFEMYDEMKQSGVCPNLYTYNVLISECCRGQDFCSAFQLFDEMSQKGILPNIVTYNTLIGGFCKQSKVKDAGNLFIKLKADGLRPSLVTYNLLIDGYFKAGQCSKATSLMNQMKKTGCSPSGVTYNVLINGFSRAGDLIGVANAYEDMKLRGLAPTLVTYNILIDAFARANDTERAFQMYESMERAGLKADAYTYAVLIHGLCMQANMKDARKLFDSMNDKGLRPTDATYDMMVYGYGREGSSYKALRLISDMISKGMTPNIASYGLAIRILCKDRKWHEAEILLSKMVTSGLQPNDFVHEALSCGKLRCQ; this is translated from the coding sequence ATGGCTACGGCCCGTAAGCCCTTCGTCCTTCTCCAACAGCTCATCAAAACCTATCCGATCTTCGACCCTTCCACCTCTGCCCTCGTCCTCCGCCACCTCGTCGACTACCAAGACCCATCCCACGATCCTCGCCCGGCCGCACTCTACCTCCACCACATGCTCCGCCGCGGCCTCACCCCTCATCCCGCCACCTTCAACCGCCTcctccgccgcctcctcctcGATGCGGACCTCCTCCACACGGCCTCCTCACTCTTTCGCGAAGCTAGGACCCGGATGCCTCTCGACGAACACAGCTTCGCCGTCATGATCCGCGGCCTCTGCGACGCCGGGCTCTTCGACGAAGCTTCCATTTTGCTAGACGAGTTCGAGGCAGGCGCCGAGGCTTCCAGTGTGGTCATCTATACCAGCTTGATCGACGGGTGCTGTAAAAGAGGCAGCTTTGATGCCGCGAAGCGATTGTTCGACCGGATGAAAGGCCGGGGCGTCTCCCCCAACGAGTTCACTTACACCGTCATGATCAACGGCTGCTTCAGGAACGGATTCCCTACTTCTGGTTTCGAGATGTACGACGAGATGAAGCAGAGCGGAGTCTGCCCCAATCTCTACACTTACAACGTTTTGATATCGGAGTGCTGCAGGGGGCAAGACTTCTGCTCGGCGTTCCAACTGTTCGATGAAATGTCTCAGAAGGGAATTCTGCCAAACATTGTGACGTATAACACCTTGATTGGTGGGTTTTGCAAGCAAAGCAAGGTAAAGGATGCTGGAAACTTGTTCATTAAATTGAAAGCCGATGGATTGCGACCGAGTTTGGTTACTTATAACCTTCTCATAGATGGTTACTTTAAAGCAGGGCAGTGTTCGAAAGCTACAAGTTTAATGAATCAGATGAAGAAAACTGGTTGCTCGCCGAGTGGCGTAACTTACAATGTGCTCATCAATGGATTTTCTCGAGCAGGCGACCTGATTGGAGTAGCAAATGCTTACGAGGACATGAAGCTTAGGGGATTAGCTCCGACGCTTGTCACTTACAACATCCTCATTGATGCTTTTGCTAGAGCAAATGATACAGAGAGGGCCTTTCAGATGTATGAATCAATGGAGAGAGCAGGCTTGAAAGCAGATGCCTACACATATGCTGTTCTAATACATGGTTTGTGCATGCAAGCCAATATGAAGGATGCTCGGAAATTGTTTGATTCGATGAATGACAAAGGGTTAAGACCAACCGATGCAACTTATGACATGATGGTATATGGGTACGGCAGAGAAGGCAGTTCCTACAAGGCTCTAAGGTTGATCAGTGACATGATATCAAAGGGAATGACTCCCAATATTGCGAGCTATGGTTTAGCAATTCGAATTCTTTGCAAGGATAGAAAGTGGCACGAGGCAGAGATTTTGCTAAGTAAAATGGTAACTTCTGGTTTGCAACCAAATGATTTTGTACATGAAGCATTGTCTTGTGGCAAACTAAGGTGCCAATAG